In Oryza brachyantha chromosome 2, ObraRS2, whole genome shotgun sequence, a single window of DNA contains:
- the LOC102712608 gene encoding trihelix transcription factor GTL1-like isoform X2: protein MGGQRQELSPIQCSNRSRSLLVGGTHLCGRRETQVAVVVLGCGESGDGSSTAVSGFPASPIPVLCGGSTEFCVLRRVAKVVVAMQHPQGAGEPLYPYADHAPTTMGVFSVPPPPTTPAPPASGDVIPLPTQPQPQPAGPEEFHATPGSGSAVAVNPNDDDMMMADVAGGAGGSSGNRWPREETLALIRIRSEMDAAFRNATLKAPVWEELSRRLAELGYQRSAKKCKEKFENVDKYYKRTKEGRAGRQDGKSYRFFSQLEALHAAAPPPSQQQQQGMPVEDPQPLAMAKMLPAAADLGFLSMSSDSESDDESDEEEEEDAAAAAGGGDDEGGGISRKMMAMFEGMMRQVTEKQDAMQRAFMETLEKWESVRTESEEAWRRKEVARMNREREILSQERAAAASRDAALIAFLQRLVAGEHVKVSPSGTAATRAPFQAPPPSHHDAAAAGLQLVPRAKAEEGWAGGDGTGSGTTAPSRWPKEEVQALIDLRMEKEEQYSDMGPKGPLWEEIAAGMQRIGYNRSAKRCKEKWENINKYFKKVKESNKRRPDDSKTCPYFHQLDAIYSKKRFAGKRSGAGGVTIASASSLAIVTVSGQESQRELEGKSSNDGNVQLAVPLLLQNAADKAEGTEAEPNITAAEETDSDEMGGNYTDDGDDDDKMQYKIEFQKPNASSGSGSGDDAPAPTTTAAATSSALASNTSFLAVQ, encoded by the exons ATGGGGGGGCAGAGGCAAGAATTGTCGCCAATTCAGTGCTCAAATCGCTCTCGTAGCCTGCTAGTTGGTGGTACGCACCTGTGTGGGAGGCGAGAGACGCAAGTAGCAGTAGTAGTGCTTGGTTGTGGAGAGTCTGGAGATGGCAGTAGCACTGCAGTTTCTGGCTTTCCTGCATCGCCTATCCCTGTCTTGTGTGGTGGATCAACTGAATTTTGTGTTTTGCGCAGGGTAGcaaaggtggtggtggccatgCAGCACCCGCAGGGTGCCGGCGAGCCGCTGTACCCGTACGCCGACCACGCGCCGACGACCATGGGCGTGTTctcggtgccgccgccgccgaccacgcCCGCTCCTCCTGCTTCAGGTGACGTCATCCCGCTGCCGACGCAGCCACAGCCGCAGCCGGCGGGTCCCGAGGAATTCCACGCTACCCCTGGCTCCgggagcgccgtcgccgtcaaccccaacgacgacgacatgaTGATGGCCGACGTtgcaggcggcgccggcgggagctCCGGCAACAGGTGGCCGCGCGAGGAGACGCTGGCGCTCATCAGGATCCGGTCGGAGATGGACGCCGCCTTCCGCAACGCCACCCTCAAGGCGCCCGTCTGGGAGGAGCTCTCCAG GAGGCTTGCGGAGCTGGGGTACCAGAGGAGCGCCAAGAAGTGCAAGGAGAAGTTCGAGAACGTGGACAAGTACTACAAGCGCACCAAGGAAGGGCGCGCCGGGCGGCAGGACGGTAAGAGCTACCGCTTCTTCTCGCAGCTCGAGGCGCTccacgccgcggcgccgccgccgtcgcagcagcagcagcagggaaTGCCGGTGGAGGATCCTCAGCCGCTGGCGATGGCGAAGATGttgcccgcggcggcggacctcGGCTTCCTGTCGATGTCGTCGGATTCTGAGTCGGACGATGAgtccgacgaggaggaggaggaggacgcggcggctgcggcgggcggcggggatgACGAGGGCGGAGGGATCAGCAGGAAGATGATGGCGATGTTCGAAGGGATGATGAGGCAGGTCACGGAGAAGCAAGACGCGATGCAGCGGGCGTTCATGGAGACGCTCGAGAAGTGGGAGTCGGTGCGCACCGAGAGCGAGGAGGCGTGGCGGCGGAAGGAGGTCGCCCGCATGAACCGCGAGCGGGAGATCCTCTCCCaggagcgcgccgccgcggcctcccgcGACGCCGCGCTGATCGCGTTCCTCCAGCGCCTCGTTGCTGGGGAGCACGTAAAGGTCTCTCCTTCCGGCACCGCCGCCACTCGCGCGCCGTTTCAGGCCCCTCCGCCGTCTCACCacgacgcggccgccgcggggctGCAGTTGGTGCCGAGAGcgaaggcggaggagggctGGGCAGGAGGGGACGGCACTGGCAGTGGTacgacggcgccgtcgcggTGGCCGAAGGAGGAGGTGCAGGCGCTCATCGATCTGCGCATGGAGAAGGAGGAGCAGTACAGCGACATGGGGCCCAAGGGTCCGCTCTGGGAGGAGATCGCCGCCGGCATGCAGAGGATCGGCTACAACCGGAGCGCCAAGCGGTGCAAGGAGAAGTGGGAGAACATCAACAAGTACTTCAAGAAGGTGAAGGAGAGCAACAAGAGGCGCCCCGATGACTCCAAGACTTGTCCTTACTTCCACCAGCTCGACGCCATCTACAGCAAGAAGCGCTTCGCCGGCAAacgcagcggcgccggcggcgtcacaattgcctccgcctccagtctcgccatcgtcaccgtcTCCGGCCAGGAGAGCCAGCGCGAGCTCGAGGGGAAGAGCAGCAACGACGGTAACGTGCAGCTGGCGGTTCCTCTCCTTCTCCAGAACGCCGCAGACAAG GCGGAAGGCACCGAGGCGGAGCCAAATATCACCGCAGCGGAGGAGACGGACAGCGACGAGATGGGTGGAAACTACACCGATGatggcgacgatgacgacaAAATGCAGTACAAAATAGAGTTCCAGAAGCCAAATGcaagcagcggcagcggcagcggcgacgacgcaccCGCGCCAACGACAACTGCGGCAGCGACGAGTTCTGCACTAGCCAGCAACACCAGCTTCCTTGCAGTTCAGTAG
- the LOC102712608 gene encoding trihelix transcription factor GTL1-like isoform X1, whose protein sequence is MGGQRQELSPIQCSNRSRSLLVGGTHLCGRRETQVAVVVLGCGESGDGSSTAVSGFPASPIPVLCGGSTEFCVLRRVAKVVVAMQHPQGAGEPLYPYADHAPTTMGVFSVPPPPTTPAPPASGDVIPLPTQPQPQPAGPEEFHATPGSGSAVAVNPNDDDMMMADVAGGAGGSSGNRWPREETLALIRIRSEMDAAFRNATLKAPVWEELSRRLAELGYQRSAKKCKEKFENVDKYYKRTKEGRAGRQDGKSYRFFSQLEALHAAAPPPSQQQQQGMPVEDPQPLAMAKMLPAAADLGFLSMSSDSESDDESDEEEEEDAAAAAGGGDDEGGGISRKMMAMFEGMMRQVTEKQDAMQRAFMETLEKWESVRTESEEAWRRKEVARMNREREILSQERAAAASRDAALIAFLQRLVAGEHVKVSPSGTAATRAPFQAPPPSHHDAAAAGLQLVPRAKAEEGWAGGDGTGSGTTAPSRWPKEEVQALIDLRMEKEEQYSDMGPKGPLWEEIAAGMQRIGYNRSAKRCKEKWENINKYFKKVKESNKRRPDDSKTCPYFHQLDAIYSKKRFAGKRSGAGGVTIASASSLAIVTVSGQESQRELEGKSSNDGNVQLAVPLLLQNAADKKAEGTEAEPNITAAEETDSDEMGGNYTDDGDDDDKMQYKIEFQKPNASSGSGSGDDAPAPTTTAAATSSALASNTSFLAVQ, encoded by the exons ATGGGGGGGCAGAGGCAAGAATTGTCGCCAATTCAGTGCTCAAATCGCTCTCGTAGCCTGCTAGTTGGTGGTACGCACCTGTGTGGGAGGCGAGAGACGCAAGTAGCAGTAGTAGTGCTTGGTTGTGGAGAGTCTGGAGATGGCAGTAGCACTGCAGTTTCTGGCTTTCCTGCATCGCCTATCCCTGTCTTGTGTGGTGGATCAACTGAATTTTGTGTTTTGCGCAGGGTAGcaaaggtggtggtggccatgCAGCACCCGCAGGGTGCCGGCGAGCCGCTGTACCCGTACGCCGACCACGCGCCGACGACCATGGGCGTGTTctcggtgccgccgccgccgaccacgcCCGCTCCTCCTGCTTCAGGTGACGTCATCCCGCTGCCGACGCAGCCACAGCCGCAGCCGGCGGGTCCCGAGGAATTCCACGCTACCCCTGGCTCCgggagcgccgtcgccgtcaaccccaacgacgacgacatgaTGATGGCCGACGTtgcaggcggcgccggcgggagctCCGGCAACAGGTGGCCGCGCGAGGAGACGCTGGCGCTCATCAGGATCCGGTCGGAGATGGACGCCGCCTTCCGCAACGCCACCCTCAAGGCGCCCGTCTGGGAGGAGCTCTCCAG GAGGCTTGCGGAGCTGGGGTACCAGAGGAGCGCCAAGAAGTGCAAGGAGAAGTTCGAGAACGTGGACAAGTACTACAAGCGCACCAAGGAAGGGCGCGCCGGGCGGCAGGACGGTAAGAGCTACCGCTTCTTCTCGCAGCTCGAGGCGCTccacgccgcggcgccgccgccgtcgcagcagcagcagcagggaaTGCCGGTGGAGGATCCTCAGCCGCTGGCGATGGCGAAGATGttgcccgcggcggcggacctcGGCTTCCTGTCGATGTCGTCGGATTCTGAGTCGGACGATGAgtccgacgaggaggaggaggaggacgcggcggctgcggcgggcggcggggatgACGAGGGCGGAGGGATCAGCAGGAAGATGATGGCGATGTTCGAAGGGATGATGAGGCAGGTCACGGAGAAGCAAGACGCGATGCAGCGGGCGTTCATGGAGACGCTCGAGAAGTGGGAGTCGGTGCGCACCGAGAGCGAGGAGGCGTGGCGGCGGAAGGAGGTCGCCCGCATGAACCGCGAGCGGGAGATCCTCTCCCaggagcgcgccgccgcggcctcccgcGACGCCGCGCTGATCGCGTTCCTCCAGCGCCTCGTTGCTGGGGAGCACGTAAAGGTCTCTCCTTCCGGCACCGCCGCCACTCGCGCGCCGTTTCAGGCCCCTCCGCCGTCTCACCacgacgcggccgccgcggggctGCAGTTGGTGCCGAGAGcgaaggcggaggagggctGGGCAGGAGGGGACGGCACTGGCAGTGGTacgacggcgccgtcgcggTGGCCGAAGGAGGAGGTGCAGGCGCTCATCGATCTGCGCATGGAGAAGGAGGAGCAGTACAGCGACATGGGGCCCAAGGGTCCGCTCTGGGAGGAGATCGCCGCCGGCATGCAGAGGATCGGCTACAACCGGAGCGCCAAGCGGTGCAAGGAGAAGTGGGAGAACATCAACAAGTACTTCAAGAAGGTGAAGGAGAGCAACAAGAGGCGCCCCGATGACTCCAAGACTTGTCCTTACTTCCACCAGCTCGACGCCATCTACAGCAAGAAGCGCTTCGCCGGCAAacgcagcggcgccggcggcgtcacaattgcctccgcctccagtctcgccatcgtcaccgtcTCCGGCCAGGAGAGCCAGCGCGAGCTCGAGGGGAAGAGCAGCAACGACGGTAACGTGCAGCTGGCGGTTCCTCTCCTTCTCCAGAACGCCGCAGACAAG AAGGCGGAAGGCACCGAGGCGGAGCCAAATATCACCGCAGCGGAGGAGACGGACAGCGACGAGATGGGTGGAAACTACACCGATGatggcgacgatgacgacaAAATGCAGTACAAAATAGAGTTCCAGAAGCCAAATGcaagcagcggcagcggcagcggcgacgacgcaccCGCGCCAACGACAACTGCGGCAGCGACGAGTTCTGCACTAGCCAGCAACACCAGCTTCCTTGCAGTTCAGTAG
- the LOC102712608 gene encoding trihelix transcription factor GTL1-like isoform X3: MQHPQGAGEPLYPYADHAPTTMGVFSVPPPPTTPAPPASGDVIPLPTQPQPQPAGPEEFHATPGSGSAVAVNPNDDDMMMADVAGGAGGSSGNRWPREETLALIRIRSEMDAAFRNATLKAPVWEELSRRLAELGYQRSAKKCKEKFENVDKYYKRTKEGRAGRQDGKSYRFFSQLEALHAAAPPPSQQQQQGMPVEDPQPLAMAKMLPAAADLGFLSMSSDSESDDESDEEEEEDAAAAAGGGDDEGGGISRKMMAMFEGMMRQVTEKQDAMQRAFMETLEKWESVRTESEEAWRRKEVARMNREREILSQERAAAASRDAALIAFLQRLVAGEHVKVSPSGTAATRAPFQAPPPSHHDAAAAGLQLVPRAKAEEGWAGGDGTGSGTTAPSRWPKEEVQALIDLRMEKEEQYSDMGPKGPLWEEIAAGMQRIGYNRSAKRCKEKWENINKYFKKVKESNKRRPDDSKTCPYFHQLDAIYSKKRFAGKRSGAGGVTIASASSLAIVTVSGQESQRELEGKSSNDGNVQLAVPLLLQNAADKKAEGTEAEPNITAAEETDSDEMGGNYTDDGDDDDKMQYKIEFQKPNASSGSGSGDDAPAPTTTAAATSSALASNTSFLAVQ, encoded by the exons atgCAGCACCCGCAGGGTGCCGGCGAGCCGCTGTACCCGTACGCCGACCACGCGCCGACGACCATGGGCGTGTTctcggtgccgccgccgccgaccacgcCCGCTCCTCCTGCTTCAGGTGACGTCATCCCGCTGCCGACGCAGCCACAGCCGCAGCCGGCGGGTCCCGAGGAATTCCACGCTACCCCTGGCTCCgggagcgccgtcgccgtcaaccccaacgacgacgacatgaTGATGGCCGACGTtgcaggcggcgccggcgggagctCCGGCAACAGGTGGCCGCGCGAGGAGACGCTGGCGCTCATCAGGATCCGGTCGGAGATGGACGCCGCCTTCCGCAACGCCACCCTCAAGGCGCCCGTCTGGGAGGAGCTCTCCAG GAGGCTTGCGGAGCTGGGGTACCAGAGGAGCGCCAAGAAGTGCAAGGAGAAGTTCGAGAACGTGGACAAGTACTACAAGCGCACCAAGGAAGGGCGCGCCGGGCGGCAGGACGGTAAGAGCTACCGCTTCTTCTCGCAGCTCGAGGCGCTccacgccgcggcgccgccgccgtcgcagcagcagcagcagggaaTGCCGGTGGAGGATCCTCAGCCGCTGGCGATGGCGAAGATGttgcccgcggcggcggacctcGGCTTCCTGTCGATGTCGTCGGATTCTGAGTCGGACGATGAgtccgacgaggaggaggaggaggacgcggcggctgcggcgggcggcggggatgACGAGGGCGGAGGGATCAGCAGGAAGATGATGGCGATGTTCGAAGGGATGATGAGGCAGGTCACGGAGAAGCAAGACGCGATGCAGCGGGCGTTCATGGAGACGCTCGAGAAGTGGGAGTCGGTGCGCACCGAGAGCGAGGAGGCGTGGCGGCGGAAGGAGGTCGCCCGCATGAACCGCGAGCGGGAGATCCTCTCCCaggagcgcgccgccgcggcctcccgcGACGCCGCGCTGATCGCGTTCCTCCAGCGCCTCGTTGCTGGGGAGCACGTAAAGGTCTCTCCTTCCGGCACCGCCGCCACTCGCGCGCCGTTTCAGGCCCCTCCGCCGTCTCACCacgacgcggccgccgcggggctGCAGTTGGTGCCGAGAGcgaaggcggaggagggctGGGCAGGAGGGGACGGCACTGGCAGTGGTacgacggcgccgtcgcggTGGCCGAAGGAGGAGGTGCAGGCGCTCATCGATCTGCGCATGGAGAAGGAGGAGCAGTACAGCGACATGGGGCCCAAGGGTCCGCTCTGGGAGGAGATCGCCGCCGGCATGCAGAGGATCGGCTACAACCGGAGCGCCAAGCGGTGCAAGGAGAAGTGGGAGAACATCAACAAGTACTTCAAGAAGGTGAAGGAGAGCAACAAGAGGCGCCCCGATGACTCCAAGACTTGTCCTTACTTCCACCAGCTCGACGCCATCTACAGCAAGAAGCGCTTCGCCGGCAAacgcagcggcgccggcggcgtcacaattgcctccgcctccagtctcgccatcgtcaccgtcTCCGGCCAGGAGAGCCAGCGCGAGCTCGAGGGGAAGAGCAGCAACGACGGTAACGTGCAGCTGGCGGTTCCTCTCCTTCTCCAGAACGCCGCAGACAAG AAGGCGGAAGGCACCGAGGCGGAGCCAAATATCACCGCAGCGGAGGAGACGGACAGCGACGAGATGGGTGGAAACTACACCGATGatggcgacgatgacgacaAAATGCAGTACAAAATAGAGTTCCAGAAGCCAAATGcaagcagcggcagcggcagcggcgacgacgcaccCGCGCCAACGACAACTGCGGCAGCGACGAGTTCTGCACTAGCCAGCAACACCAGCTTCCTTGCAGTTCAGTAG